In Mobula hypostoma chromosome 10, sMobHyp1.1, whole genome shotgun sequence, a single genomic region encodes these proteins:
- the LOC134352700 gene encoding oocyte zinc finger protein XlCOF6.1-like has translation MEGKPHDIPVDTLASVDVQKSSREGLLSCTLCGKVFAYQSVLRRHLQGHSDDRPFRCEECGKAYKSGQDLLQHQRMHNREKSVTCPECSKVFIRFSHLEAHLRTHTGERPFSCPDCGKAFQQSSNLQRHQRTHTCERPFSCPDCGKAFHQSSNLQRHRRNHSCLRPFSCPDCGKAFVQSAQLAEHQRVHTGEKPFTCPVCRKSFARSSELHVHRRTHTGERPYACPDCGKRFSTTSILLKHRQVHSEERPFPCPDCGKAFKSPVHLKQHHVIHTGERPFSCPVCGRCFTWSWQLQNHRQTHVE, from the coding sequence ATGGAAGGAAAGCCCCATGACATCCCTGTGGACACACTGGCCTCCgtggatgtgcagaagagcagtcGGGAGGGCCTGTTGTCCTGTACACTGTGCGGGAAGGTGTTTGCCTACCAGTCCGTCCTGCGCCGCCACTTGCAAGGCCACAGTGATGACCGGCCCTTTAGGTGTGAAGAGTGTGGCAAGGCCTACAAGAGTGGCCAGGACCTCCTGCAGCACCAGCGGATGCACAACAGGGAGAAGAGCGTCACCTGCCCCGAGTGCAGCAAGGTCTTCATCCGCTTCTCGCACTTGGAGGCGCACCTGCGCACCCACACCGGCGAGCGGCCCTTCTCCTGCCCTGACTGCGGCAAAGCCTTCCAGCAGTCCTCGAACCTGCAGAGGCACCAGCGCACCCACACCTGCGAGCGGCCCTTCTCCTGCCCCGACTGCGGCAAGGCCTTCCACCAGTCCTCGAACCTGCAGAGGCACCGGCGCAACCACAGTTGCCTGCGGCCCTTCTCCTGCCCCGACTGCGGCAAGGCCTTCGTCCAGTCTGCCCAACTAGCGGAGCACCAGagggttcacactggagagaagcccTTCACCTGCCCCGTGTGTAGGAAGAGTTTTGCCCGGTCATCAGAGCTCCACGTCCACCGGCGGACCCACACGGGGGAGAGGCCCTACGCCTGCCCCGACTGCGGGAAGAGGTTCAGCACGACTTCAATCTTGCTGAAACACCGGCAGGTCCACAGCGAGGAGCGGCCCTTCCCCTGCCCCGACTGCGGCAAGGCCTTCAAGAGCCCCGTGCACCTGAAGCAGCACCACGTGatccacaccggggagaggcccttCTCCTGCCCCGTCTGCGGGAGGTGCTTCACTTGGTCGTGGCAACTGCAGAACCACCGGCAGACGCACGTGGAGTAG